One Drechmeria coniospora strain ARSEF 6962 chromosome 01, whole genome shotgun sequence genomic region harbors:
- a CDS encoding Vacuolar membrane-associated protein iml-1, with translation MFRVVPSRDQWLLRDPSKLPHRAGGVTPPPTVGVRAAVACHAATSSSKSVVFLHRNYDPPLLDHTGRRRRRNFGRRLAHPIADPTPLCLCEASQCARNEPAIGSMARNAGATPSGPRRRPRWSHLRQLSAASAGSHDRPVPDLLGSPGSTSAHSTIKDGSRCHRERYCHAAVNEGYARDEVLLNLDLLDGEVVPGSLMSITPVPKGDSSRSNSSAYGSISKQPHDRSEGSKVASASHADLDCRHNRYIFVAKDMPKEIKARQPDVEVYVVKHIADAFGIKRGTQLLLAPVDKDHPAIEATHVEMTFKDQYLSRADMWRLTVGELTQKTVYKGQSILFMGTIKAQITAVFVSGQNVHSAFFVRDTRPIFRSESARYVLFIQMSREMWDFDSESSGEIMFTKVVNGFLPALFKRWALLKVKHLVSIVLFARVEYDTGLSSELASTALQADYYTGIQPSDGRRPYKDFYRVVVSQMASGEWTKILYQLKRELNFFRRDISLHHQTVGAFPDLCCDEQKFKDGPLSRVVAESSLSIHGNVLEAINLAASQFSHDYIDRDLMRTGVSIAVITPGPGVFEVDYQTLRRTTEALVGNGIGIDLICMPRMPLHSVPLFKYKNPQFSDENPLGHGPPLAHPFQTHDSTPNQPTPVVGSYQSVVESFSPTKASAVVRPVDAPASLPTNEEWCYALPQWLHVSFWTGESDEALSYAGIAHSVSKKVSQESEDEFTVRCRMYDLQMRSVLDANEIEAAPLQSDPHYPIHAMDGSPNGTKRRQDRIGDILYLPNRRVPEGLVDNVIGFQKFSPDRPRSTDKSLWKQLEEFDDSRSRYSVARHHSSKHKSELDTVSRRNADDSNVLGTSLPERRAVGHTMTSRKFSLTTAEVEKPSMDATEQKRSRPAIAPKVPVAAAPPKAPKPSKLMRHISLGHRGFGIAAPKVAAAEVKAETVSAAVVPAGVLRPPSTARSISEFRPTTPRATESHSDNVSARKSQSDLRDRAPAGLSSTPSIPISRQEGHRKSDSKTSRPMPLPVTGLQPGSSRRERRLDDHDVRYSTVLRAEDAQKVYTNKLRAGVSELPTTLSPMTAITPWLTLLNPSNPENHRIDDTVLYSRWQHVFPRTSDMKVQKWKTLCCPAAVPLTTEYFPSKAQFDAEYQRHPYSVDQNADDDLAEEPKSRQEFMKELISMRFSQGFQVIVGPLVAKAFGQKIIKVADVFARDQTLDDGTSVFMSVGNTIHQLSCVNGTEVEVNIYLRKPTEPSASAQGFPAVYKPAIRTDLDGEYETRHIDILTPRPERNWNMIDSYLAGHHEQMMESLRFWRARFVLIPLGPKHPSISRCQSGDNPEELRIEGIKRLTQLWQKNRYLSPYEKRFQSYDNRRNPLDIIYKTDDPSVVIAAELGTLPLLEGQDGVQRRGKLVTRKERFQKSHLNLAALAEAIQQPVENGGVPLRNRRWHLRMHNAAFIGSDMTTWLLDNFEDLEDREEAEQLGNALMMQDDAKGKPKEGTDGNRGDKERGLFVHVERRHKFRDGNYFYQIVPEFAKLQPGWFSSRRREASAPLAQMSDGSRGSPHMGFSRKADSFEEQAPDSLSATPTMSASYGGKNRPRVHLSKMIKYDVDPRRRSYRPERIDLHYDRLHNPDSCFHIRIDWMNATSKLVLDVIESWEREAGQYGLRLVEVPINEASMVTSSNPFRKPYLIKLAARPPDEKPDALYDPSSLGLQTAPSKHFYQTAILKSFDFVLDFEAASNFPGNVDVRYSWGRPDFKYTQYIHRSGSLIAQITDDGNFLVLENRLLSKGPTTGRDKEFRSQGFADQPHLDRAGRLMSIGGAHGAYGRPDPAAGVSPTVWPAFPYFSPAVRPADAASKQSRRASEAKDVKDGLETLCHDAAALEAFYGETFDKGQHVHDTPSSVSTAPHLEPVPEASIPSLGLPPGVLGNLDGGAGAAATTAAAARLGSPMVFLRRGSVQYDGMGLGSRGK, from the coding sequence ATGTTTCGCGTTGTGCCGTCCAGGGATCAATGGTTGCTCCGCGATCCAAGCAAGCTACCACACAGGGCAGGCGGTGTAACCCCACCACCTACCGTTGGTGTACGTGCCGCAGTAGCCTGCCATGCCGCAACTTCATCAAGCAAATCAGTCGTGTTCCTTCACCGAAACTACGACCCTCCCTTGCTTGATCAtaccggccgacgacgacgaagaaacTTTGGGAGGCGTCTTGCCCATCCGATTGCCGATCCGACCCCCCTCTGCCTCTGTGAAGCTTCACAATGTGCCAGAAATGAGCCAGCCATCGGATCCATGGCTCGAAATGCCGGAGCAACGCCGTCGGGTCCTCGCAGGAGACCGCGATGGTCTCACCTTCGACAGTTGAGTGCGGCCAGTGCAGGCAGCCATGACCGTCCCGTCCCGGACTTGCTCGGTTCGCCGGGCAGCACCTCGGCGCACTCCACCATCAAAGACGGCAGCCGTTGTCACCGGGAACGGTACTGCCATGCTGCCGTCAACGAGGGCTATGCCCGAGACGAGGTCCTCCTcaacctcgacctcctcgacggcgaagtCGTACCCGGCTCCCTCATGTCCATCACGCCGGTGCCAAAGGGTGACTCGTCGAGGTCCAATTCTAGCGCGTACGGCAGCATCAGCAAGCAACCTCATGATCGCTCCGAAGGCTCAAAGGTTGCTTCCGCCAGCCATGCCGATCTCGACTGCCGCCACAATCGATACATCTTCGTTGCCAAGGATATGCCCAAGGAGATCAAGGCCCGCCAACCGGACGTCGAGGTCTACGTCGTCAAGCACATTGCCGATGCTTTTGGCATCAAGAGGGGCACTCAACTCTTGCTTGCCCCGGTCGACAAGGACCACCCGGCCATCGAGGCGACGCACGTGGAGATGACGTTCAAGGATCAATATCTGTCCCGAGCAGACATGTGGAGGTTGACGGTTGGCGAGCTGACGCAGAAAACCGTCTACAAAGGACAATCGATCCTCTTCATGGGTACCATCAAGGCCCAAATCACCGCCGTCTTCGTTTCCGGCCAAAACGTCCATTCCGCCTTCTTCGTCCGGGATACCCGGCCCATCTTTCGCAGCGAGTCGGCTCGATATGTTCTCTTCATCCAAATGTCCCGCGAGATGTGGGATTTCGACTCGGAAAGCTCCGGCGAGATCATGTTCACCAAGGTCGTCAACGGCTTCCTTCCCGCCTTGTTCAAGCGTTGGGCCTTGTTGAAGGTAAAGCATCTCGTCAGcatcgtcctcttcgcccGCGTCGAGTACGACACCGGCCTGTCGAGCGAGCTGGCCAGCACCGCCTTGCAGGCCGACTACTATACCGGCATCCAGCCctccgacggccgccgaccCTACAAGGACTTTTATCGCGTCGTGGTCAGCCAGATGGCCAGTGGGGAGTGGACAAAGATCCTCTACCAGCTGAAGCGGGAGCTAAACTTTTTCCGCCGAGACATAAGTCTGCATCATCAAACCGTCGGTGCCTTCCCCGACCTCTGCTGCGACGAACAGAAATTCAAAGATGGGCCCCTCAGTCGCGTCGTGGCCGAATCGTCACTCTCCATCCACGGAAATGTtctcgaggccatcaacctcgccgcctcTCAGTTCTCGCATGACTACATTGACAGGGACCTCATGCGAACGGGCgtctccatcgccgtcatcacACCGGGACCCGGTGTGTTTGAAGTCGACTACCAAACGTTGCGGAGGACCACCGAGGCATTAGTTGGCAACGGCATTGGCATTGACCTCATCTGCATGCCCCGGATGCCTCTGCACTCCGTTCCCCTTTTCAAGTACAAGAACCCGCAGTTTTCCGATGAGAACCCTCTCGGTCACGGTCCGCCTCTCGCCCATCCGTTCCAAACCCACGACAGCACCCCAAACCAGCCGACGCCAGTTGTGGGCAGCTACCAGTCCGTTGTTGAATCCTTCTCCCCGACCAAagcctccgccgtcgtccgtcccGTCGACGCTCCGGCCTCTCTGCCCACCAATGAGGAGTGGTGTTACGCCCTTCCTCAATGGCTGCATGTGTCGTTCTGGACTGGCGAGTCGGACGAAGCCCTATCGTACGCGGGCATCGCTCACTCGGTGTCGAAAAAGGTAAGCCAGGAAAGCGAGGATGAATTCACCGTCAGGTGTCGCATGTACGACCTGCAGATGCGAAGCGTGCTCGATGCCAACGAGATCGAGGCAGCACCTCTGCAATCGGATCCGCACTATCCAATTCACGCCATGGATGGCAGTCCAAATGGCACGAAACGTCGTCAGGATCGTATCGGTGACATCCTGTATCTACCAAATCGGCGTGTCCCGGAAGGTCTGGTGGACAACGTTATTGGATTTCAGAAATTTTCCCCGGACCGGCCTCGGTCCACGGACAAGTCGCTTTGGAAACAGCTGGAAGAGTTTGACGACTCGAGGAGTCGCTATTCGGTAGCCAGGCATCACTCGTCAAAGCACAAGTCGGAGCTGGACACCGTTTCGCGGAGGAATGCAGATGATTCCAATGTCCTTGGAACATCCCTTCCGGAGCGAAGAGCCGTCGGGCACACGATGACTTCCCGGAAGTTCTCCTTGACCACGGCTGAAGTGGAGAAGCCCAGCATGGATGCGACGGAACAGAAACGCAGCCGGCCAGCGATTGCACCAAAGGTTCCCGTGGCTGCAGCGCCGCCAAAGGCGCCGAAGCCATCGAAGCTCATGAGACACATTAGCCTCGGCCATCGTGGTTTTGGTATTGCCGCCCCAAAGGTGGCAGCGGCCGAAGTCAAGGCGGAAACGGTCAGCGCTGCGGTTGTCCCGGCTGGTGTCCTACGCCCACCTTCCACCGCCCGATCCATCTCGGAATTCAGACCGACAACCCCCCGTGCGACCGAGAGTCACTCGGACAACGTTTCCGCGAGGAAGAGTCAATCGGATCTTCGCGATCGCGCCCCCGCGGGTCTGTCATCAACGCCGAGCATCCCTATATCGAGACAAGAAGGTCACCGCAAGTCGGACTCCAAAACCAGCCGGCCGATGCCACTACCTGTCACCGGTCTGCAGCCTGGTTCCTCCCGACGGGAGAGGCGGTTGGACGATCATGACGTCCGGTACTCCACCGTACTTCGGGCGGAAGATGCGCAGAAGGTGTATACAAACAAGCTGCGAGCAGGCGTGTCCGAGCTGCCAACCACCTTGTCCCCTATGACGGCCATTACGCCCTGGTTGACTCTCCTGAACCCGTCGAACCCCGAGAATCACCGGATTGACGATACTGTATTGTATAGCCGATGGCAGCACGTGTTCCCCCGGACGTCGGATATGAAGGTTCAGAAATGGAAGACTCTTTGCTGCCCGGCCGCGGTGCCGCTGACGACGGAGTACTTCCCCTCCAAGGCTCAGTTCGATGCGGAATACCAGAGACATCCGTACAGCGTCGACCAgaatgccgacgacgacttggCCGAAGAACCAAAATCGCGGCAAGAGTTCATGAAGGAGCTCATCAGCATGCGTTTCTCGCAAGGCTTCCAAGTCATCGTCGGACCGCTCGTTGCCAAGGCATTCGGCCAAAAGATCATCAAGGTCGCCGACGTCTTTGCCCGAGATCAAACGCTGGATGACGGCACAAGCGTGTTCATGTCTGTCGGCAACACCATCCATCAGCTCTCCTGCGTCAACGGcaccgaggtcgaggtcaaCATTTACCTACGGAAGCCGACGGAGCCATCCGCCTCGGCTCAGGGCTTCCCCGCCGTGTACAAACCCGCGATACGGACAGACCTGGACGGCGAGTATGAAACGAGACATATTGACATACTTACGCCAAGGCCGGAGCGAAATTGGAACATGATCGATTCCTACCTCGCCGGTCATCATGAGCAAATGATGGAAAGTCTGAGATTCTGGCGTGCGAGATTCGTCCTCATTCCTCTCGGCCCAAAACACCCATCGATTTCGAGGTGTCAGAGCGGGGACAATCCAGAGGAGCTACGGATCGAAGGCATCAAGCGCCTAACTCAACTCTGGCAGAAGAATCGCTATCTGTCTCCGTACGAGAAGCGTTTTCAATCGTATGATAACCGGCGCAACCCATTGGATATCATCTACAAGACCGACGATCCATCCGTCGTCATTGCGGCCGAGCTTGGAACACTGCCGTTGCTGGAAGGCCAAGACGGTGTTCAAAGAAGGGGCAAGCTCGTGACGAGAAAAGAGCGGTTTCAGAAAAGTCATCTGAATCTTGCGGCGTTGGCAGAGGCCATCCAACAGCCGGTGGAGAATGGCGGCGTCCCGTTGCGAAACCGCAGGTGGCATCTTCGCATGCACAACGCCGCCTTCATTGGCTCGGACATGACCACCTGGCTTCTCGACAATTTTGAAGACTTGGAGGATCGCGAAGAGGCAGAGCAGCTCGGAAATGCTCTGATGATGCAGGACGACGCCAAGGGCAAGCCCAAAGAAGGCACGGACGGCAACAGGGGAGACAAAGAACGCGGCTTGTTTGTCCATGTGGAGAGGCGTCACAAGTTCCGCGATGGAAACTACTTTTACCAGATTGTACCCGAGTTTGCCAAGCTCCAGCCGGGCTGGTTCAGCTCGAGACGGCGTGAAGCTTCAGCGCCGTTGGCGCAAATGTCAGACGGCAGTCGGGGCTCGCCGCACATGGGCTTCTCACGGAAAGCGGACTCCTTCGAGGAGCAAGCGCCCGACTCTCTGTCGGCGACACCCACAATGTCGGCATCGTACGGAGGCAAGAACCGTCCGAGGGTCCATCTTAGCAAGATGATCAAGTACGACGTGGATCCCCGAAGGAGGTCATATCGCCCTGAGCGGATCGACCTGCACTACGACCGCCTACACAACCCAGACAGCTGCTTCCACATACGGATAGACTGGATGAACGCAACCTCAAAGCTCGTCTTGGATGTGATTGAAAGCTGGGAACGTGAAGCGGGACAGTACGGCTTGCGGCTGGTCGAAGTGCCCATCAATGAAGCCAGCATGGTGACGTCCTCTAATCCGTTCCGCAAGCCGTATCTGATCAAGCTTGCGGCACGTCCGCCGGACGAGAAACCGGACGCATTGTACGATCCGAGCTCGCTGGGGTTGCAGACGGCGCCTAGTAAGCATTTCTACCAAACGGCTATTCTGAAAAGCTTCGATTTCGTCCTCGACTTTGAGGCCGCGTCCAACTTCCCCGGCAACGTCGACGTGCGCTACTCTTGGGGAAGGCCCGATTTCAAGTACACGCAGTACATACACCGATCTGGATCGCTTATCGCCCAGATCACCGATGACGGCAACTTCCTAGTCCTCGAAAACCGGCTCCTCAGCAAGGGCCCGACTACCGGTCGTGACAAGGAGTTTCGGTCGCAGGGCTTCGCGGATCAACCCCATCTTGACCGCGCAGGCCGCCTGATGAGCATCGGCGGCGCTCATGGGGCCTACGGTCGCCCCGATCCTGCGGCGGGCGTCTCGCCCACCGTCTGGCCCGCATTCCCTTATTTCTCGCCCGCCGTTCGACCGGCCGATGCTGCGAGCAAGCAGTCACGTCGGGCAAGCGAAGCGAAGGATGTCAAGGATGGGCTCGAAACGCTCtgccacgacgccgccgctctcgaggcCTTCTACGGCGAGACTTTTGACAAGGGTCAGCACGTGCACGATACGCCCTCTTCGGTGTCCACGGCGCCGCATCTCGAGCCCGTTCCCGAGGCAAGCATCCCGTCGCTCGGACTTCCGCCAGGCGTGCTGGGCAACCTCGATGGTGGAGCTGGGGCAGCTGCCACAACCGCTGCGGCGGCACGACTCGGAAGCCCCATGGTGTTTTTGCGGAGGGGAAGCGTTCAGTATGATGGGATGGGTCTGGGGTCTCGGGGCAAGTAG